ttcCAAACTCTTACTTAAaagtcaaattaatatttagacGATGTTGTACTTGATAGTGGTCACAATTTATCGATACAAAGCGCTTAGGCAATgattaccaaaatattttttaatgttatgtaaaataaatatttgagtcgTAAAAATGTTGTGACAGACGGAAGCCCACCCAGTTGCAAGCACTAAAATCAGCCAGATGATTATCGTTAAGAGCCATAAACACCGCGACGTATGTATGACGTCATCCCTCACAACATACCTGTACCATCCTCAATCCTCCAACGTTATATTCGTACATTTAATCCACTCGTTTATTTTAGTTCGTGACGCGGACactttctaattttattttaattataatttatacgttATGATTGTCACCACTCTACTTTGATACCATATCATTTGAGACAGGTTGTTTAACGTCAAATTTTGAGTCAAGCTTAAAACATCTgtcaaaaattatttttgacatcATTACGCTTCCCTCTGgatcgtaaaatattatttaattgactaTCCTGGTCATATCACCGAGATTAATAGCCTCCATTCATTTTTGATCTCCTGCCAACGTGTATATCCATACAAGATTAGATAAGATTAGATTTACACCGCACTCCACgaaatttaatatgaatactAAACGAGATAAGGTGTTTACTTACAACAATATTGCTATTGCTAATGAAAATTGAGTTCTAGAATTCATAGAGATGTCAAACAGTATACTACGAAAGTAAATACGCGTAGtgaattaataatttctatatCACATTTCGTCGATTGCGTTAAATTTTCGAGCAGTCTGCCGCCGCGTTCGCCACAATCAACACAAACATTAACAAGCAGTCAACCCTTCTCAGCTTCATACAGGTGGAAACATGTAAACGTTGCACAAACAATTCGTTGACCTGGAAATCTTAGAGCAGTTTTACCCCAAAGATTAATTAGTTGAAGCAAACATCACGCACTAATCTCGAAATCTGCGTGCATCCGtccgaaataaataattatctcgGCTGACGGAAAATGCaatgtaaatttaatattcttaatCTGTATGTAGTAACAACTCTTGCTCTAGTCGGTTCGGTCGCGAGAAGAAGCACACGcactttcaaaattaaaaaagacttagattttttataatatggaAGAACAAGATACTAATGGTTCTGCCAAAAAAGTAAGTCACTTCAAAGTTATCTGATTACTTGAAActgaaatataatacatttttaataacattgtaaGCAAAGTGAATGGAAGGTTTGAGGCCTTGTAAATTAAACTGTGAGCAAACTTTTGACAGGTAAGTAATTTCCCTTCTCAAATTTGAGAGTTGACTCGAGAGTTTGAAAAGTCGCCAGTGTTATCTTTTCCGGTCATTTCGAGCgctgaattaatattttattgccgATAGCAAATGGCTgattttatcaaaagaaaaccGTTTAATATTGGTAATAGAGGTGAAATACTGTGATACTTAATATAAAGTAGGTactcaagtttatttttatgagctTAAACGATCAAGCAGTAACATAACATTTGATATTCCTCCGACGGAATTTTTCAGTGGTTACAGGAACTTTTCGAAGAATTTTCTTCTATAGTGTTGGAAACattatttcgtataaaataaaagctacccacttttattttatggactgttttgtgaaattttactattgacaataaataacttaaaagaaGTATCGATTGCCGTATTCATTGTCAATCTTACGATGCCGCTAAGTTTCTCCCGATTTAATTAAAACGGTTGaatgtacctaatattatatcttGTTTCATACATTAAgtattcgattattttttctagAGTAAATCAAAGGGTGAGCGTCGCCGCAGTAAACCTGATGATGGTAAAGAAGAGATAaagaaatttaaagaaaatctcCTCCAATCACTTACCCCTGGAGAGtaagttttttaatgtttttatattaattattatcttaagTTAACTAAAACTCTCATAGCTTTTctctaaactattatttaatatttaaactgtctaaatattttataggttttcTCAAGCCATCGATCCATGATATCATATGATGGactatttatcaaattaaataaattaatcaaaattatgtGTGTCAACGAGACTTGCGGAAATATCGAAATATCACTGTAGTGTTATTCATTGTAAAATTGGTACGTTGACAGCTTAACCAGTAAATGTTTGCGGTCGGTATGGCTATGTTTGGCATTACATCGACTATCAGCGTACGAGTACAAAACGGGACACAGCCTTTAAAAGTAACTTTATGAATAACAAAAGCGTATTTCAGTATTTCATTccattaatacatttttctctcattttgttcataataatcACTAtcagtacattattttaaaattcaggaGCGTTCTTTAATCCTCTTTTTCAAATTGAATTACCGAGAAAAAAGATCCATTAACATTATTCGGTAATACCacatttaatttcaacattctcaatttgaatatattaattactCGGTTGAATAATCACTCCTTTGTTAACATAGAACGGCTACCATCAAAATTCactctttttttatttcgtaatttttaatttccGTTGCGTACATTCGCGTACAAAAGCTTTGGCGAGGTCGTAAAATGTCTTTATTGCGGACTGATTGAAAACGCGTTAGGTTGAATGAAAACACCGACttttttgttgtcaattatttttattctatttttgtttttgaatgaatTGGCAAGAGACTGAACTTTTGAACTTCCGCAAGTTATTTCTGTTGTTTAATTAAGAATCGTGTTTCTTTTTTTGAAATGTCGCGATTGGCAAATGAGTTTGTAATGgccgttttgtttatttttcttgctTAAGACAATTTTTAGAAGCAATCCCATTTTTGATTATAGTAAGTCACTTCTATTGAGACTGTTTTatctttcaaattaattactaGATTTTATCTGACAGTCGTTTGGtcaaatttcaacattattaattaacttttaacatgatattattgtttgttCGATGTAGaacaaacaataatatcatGACATGTCCAGTCAGTACTCCTTGTATTTGATATCAATAAAGTCTTCTAGAAGTTGACTCAGCATAATATTATCGTTTTATATATTCAACAGCTCCATAATATCGGAAAGTGGGAACGATTTGACAGTGCCGCAGCCATCGAGATCTCGCTCTGCGTCGAGAGCAAGGGAAGCTCTTTGCATTCCAGCTAACGTTCAAGCTGAACTCGACGAGCAAAAGATATTTGAACTAAAAGAGGTAAATACTTTTGGATAGAAGTGTACTTGGTTGTATtgcgtacataataatatatgttattaaaacaaGCGGAGAATAATAAAAAGGGTTATTGGTTAGCAACCGTTATTATGCTTAATATATttgtctaaaatataattagtggTCGGGTATAATGCAACctaaataatttacatacttatttattttcaagacttcattacataaataaatactcatttcaatgtgggaatcgaacgttGTGGTAGCGGTATGGTTAAAATCTGAATCACTGCACCTTGCACGTCATCAATTGAATATTTGTTACCGAAATACTTTTCTTTAGAAAATCACGATTGGTATGTAcaagtatgtgtatgtgtatcaAGCTGTAAATGTCATAACTCCACGATACACCAAACATAAGAAACAATATCATAAAGTCActtctaattattttaataagcttCGAAGTGGACAATACGTAGAATATTTTAGTCTTTTCTTTCGATTTTACAGTACGGAGGTACAATTAACCCATAAGTTATTCAAcaaataagaaacaataaatagaaagaaaataaaccATACAGTGTAATTACATGTCTGTCACAAAGACGACTAATATTGTATTAGAAGAGTCATTATTAATGAGTCCTAGTTTTATTGTATTGGCTAATAATAGACTGTTGGTAAAAGagataattactttataaactaTACGATATAACGCAAATACGATAGCATAAATAAGACACGTTCTGACCTGCAATAATAATTGGTACTCTGGGTTCGAGTTCCATCAAGAGAAGCGATTCGTTACTAGTAATTTTATATGGAAACTTGATCAGCGGTCCTAGCGTGTCGTAAGGACTAAATGGtcgatacattttaaatgtcaaattctcgatacttaTTCGATAAATCGCTCTGATAATACAAAATATGGAGTTCCaagatgtataaatatttttacgtaaaaaacaTACGGTATTCTATTAATAGGTAACAGGCACCTATAAATATTAGCTCGAGCCTActttttataatgatattttttgtattgtattttatgatGTACTTTTTGTATTTTCCAGGCGTTCTTACTATTTGACATGGATGGCGACGGCTGCATTGATTTTGATGATCTTCGAGCTACCCTCGTCAGTCTTGGTGACAAAGTTGATGAAAATGCAATTCGGAACATGTTAGCAGAGGTGATGCTTATTTACGAATCTAAAACTTACATAACCAAAACCAAAGAAAAATCCATCCAAGAAGgtgtttcattgtttatttggaatttatacctaatattttagtCTCTTAGTCCAACAGAAAATCGAATAGgcataaataactaaaaaaataatgtccaGCCTAAACAATTTCTCATTATTCACTCATACCTCATTATGTCCTCATCACACAACATGCTATCAGTGTGATATCAGACACCTCATCATTTATCAATGTATTCCGATATTGTCTCACTGATGAACCAAGCAACAAACACTACATATACCAACAACATGCCCTAATTTCAATGCAGTGAAATTAACACCAGTAGTAATACAACACATCTATATGGAAATGTGTGTATTAAGCAACATCTGGCTTTATAAGCGGTTAGTAGTTCGAATATTCTCAAACTATCCATAAATTCTAAGTTCATAGCCTATTAGCCAGCTAACATCTGTGTTACTAAGCAATCTCTGAGTTGAATCCACTTCAAATGATCCGTCAGGTGACCAAACTCAAACTAAAAGTTTCAAGAACATTGACTAATCTTACGcaagatttaatttgaaattgcGTTCCAGACGTTCGCAGAATTTTGATTTCGACTTAGAGAATCAAATTGATAGAATCTACGTTTATTTCTTGCTATTATTTGTACAGGCACTATTGATTAGTACATCGCATCTAATTTGAATATCGTAATTTAAATCAAAgatcaaaaacaaaatgtgaatttgaaaacataaatcaaaCATTTACTTTCGTTTTTCTGTCGGAGTGATATTTACCTACTTAtcttcataaaacttttctcataaaagactcGACTTCAATTGACTCGTTCACAATATACAAAGCGACAGCAccaactaaaacaaataagaacacgcaaatataaaatgaaagaCAATTTACTAAGCCAACAATCTCGAACGCAAACACCAAAATAATTCATCCAATAAGAATAAAACAACGAAGTCTATTCGCTGAAGGCGGCGGCCTTAAAACAGATACAAACTTTGCTTTTCTTTTAATTCCGCTTAAGTATTGTTAGGGAAGTTTGTGGGTCCTGACGAAAGAGGCCTCTAAGCCCGTGTCAATCCACCGCACTGACGAGGTCACAGGGATTTGCCCTTACTGTTTTTGCGGATCAAATTTAAATTCTCGTGTCTAGGATACTGTCTGCAGATTTTTTGATATTACCGTACATTTTCCGCGTATCGTCGAGATTATTTGGAGCTTATTTGCTAGCTTCCTTTCGGGAAATTGAAATTAGATTACCGCTTTCATGTGGAGAGCacacattaaacattttaagtatgtataattttacGTTGGTATGGGAATGAATCTTCAATGCTAATTCTGCAGTGAAAGCTCGAGCGACTGAATGTGTGTGGAACACGCACGTGTTTGATAACAAATGGCGACAGGATCGTCCCTTATTACATTCGGCTAACATTGTCACTGGCGAACATGAATGTATGTCGTCGTAATACATTATGCTTGTTTATACAACTGTTTGATGTGACATGAAGGTATTGTGTAgtttcctttaaataaataagaatgatCAACATCATTTTGCAATACTTAAAGTGATTTGACGACAAAGAATcttaataaagttattcaatCGATATTTTAACCATTGTTTGTTATATAAAGTTCTATTTACAGCAAAGCAGAGTccttttttaacttttaccGATATAAACGTTGCCCAAAACTACAAGAGTCAAGCAACTAGTATTGGATCACAATTGTAATATAGTCCAACTTTCCcaaagtatttctaatatttaacaggtaattcatttttacttgaacattttttgattaaaaaagagGCTTTCACAAACTCCGTCCAGTATTATCTGGTACaagttaattatttcattaaattttcacCCAGCAAGCAGGATCCCAATAATTTCtattcaagtaaatattttccttcCTCATATTTgtcgaaaacatttttaaattttgtattaaatacgCCTAACATTCAGTAAACATCAGATAAGGTGTTCAATTTGTTTTAACTGAGGTCCGGCTCGATAAAGCCTTATTAAAATTAGGTAATACGGACTTTCTGGTTACGATACAAATGTCTAGAATCTTGTTAGAAATCTAGATGAAGGAACATTGCGGTTGAgaataaaataactaagaaTACCATTTTCAggttcatttcatttattttttggtgAAACTAGGGAACAACTATTCCTAAAAGagtcattttaattatttctgtataataatatgatattatttcattattttaggCTCCAAATCCATTAGATTTTGATGGTTTCGTCAACTTGCTTGGCTACAAGTCCATTGAATTGGACTCGGAAGAAACGTTGCTGTCTGCTCTATCACGTTGGGAGGATAATGATAAGAAAGGACTCATATCTGAAGAaaggtaattataatttattcgtttCATGGGTATTGaatgcattaaattaaattgatattgttgATTGCTAAGAGCGATTTATCATGGACATTGGCTCTAAGAGTTTATAGTAAGCATAACGTTCTTCTTTTTAACTGTTTCTATCTCGTGTCTAGTTCTGTAAATTTCAATAGTAGTGTAGTAAATCTTAGGaaacctaatttattttaagcatgCAGAACTTTGTTATTCCTTAGTACAACATAAATCCTAAACTTGCTTACTATCCAGAATATTTATATGAGCTAACCAATAATGAATTTACATCATCGCGCAACTAATAACTTAGCAACTATGAGAATGGGCTAACTTGTGTAATCCACAGTGTATTGAGGCCGCTAATAAAGTTCGACTTGAAACTTAAACTACATACACAGATTAAACGTATCTATCTCTTTCGCGCTTGTgtgttgaat
This DNA window, taken from Anticarsia gemmatalis isolate Benzon Research Colony breed Stoneville strain chromosome 11, ilAntGemm2 primary, whole genome shotgun sequence, encodes the following:
- the LOC142976376 gene encoding myosin regulatory light chain, smooth muscle — protein: MEEQDTNGSAKKSKSKGERRRSKPDDGKEEIKKFKENLLQSLTPGDSIISESGNDLTVPQPSRSRSASRAREALCIPANVQAELDEQKIFELKEAFLLFDMDGDGCIDFDDLRATLVSLGDKVDENAIRNMLAEAPNPLDFDGFVNLLGYKSIELDSEETLLSALSRWEDNDKKGLISEERIRHDLMTFGDKFTAKEADYALDEAPLIVQNDGSTMIDYVKFCNKLAGLRKPSKFNE